Part of the Haloarchaeobius litoreus genome is shown below.
GGCGGTGACCACGCGCTCGCCGTCCTCATCTGCGATTGCCGTCGCTTCGAATCCGAGGTGTAACTCGTGTTTCTCCCGGTAGGCATCGGTGAGGCGCGCGGCTATCGCCGCGTCCTCTCGGGCGACGAGTGCGTCGCCACGGCCAACGATGGTCACGTCGCTGCCTACTTGTGAGAAGAAGTGACTCATCTCGACGGCGATGTAGCCGCCACCGACCACGACGAGTCGGTCAGGGAGTGTGTCAAGCCGAAGCGCCTCGTCGCTCGTAAGGTAGGGCGTTTCGTGGGTCCCGTCGATGGAGTCAGGGATCATCGGTCGGCTCCCGCCCGCCAGAACGATTGTCTCGGCAGCGAGCCGGTCGCCGCCCGGGCCGTCGTTGCTGTCGACTTCCACCTCGTGTGGACCGACGAACCGTCCCTCGGTCTGATAGAAGGTGAGGTTGCTTCGGTTGCGCGCGCGGCGAGCCTTCTCTTCGGCCGCCTCAGTGACGGTCTCTATCACGTCGTCGACGATTTCGCTGAACGCGATGCCATCGACGGACGCCTCGATACCGAACTCGTCGGCGTGACGGACGGTCTCGGCGATGTCCGCGCGGTGAATGAGTTTTTTCGAGGGGTTACAGCCGCGGTTCAGGCAGGTACCACCGAGCAGCCCTCGCTCGACGAGCGCCGTGTCCATCCCCATGTCGGCCGCCGCTGCGGCGACCTGGTTTCCGGTCCCGCCACCGAGCACGATGAGGTCGTGATCAGTCATTCTGCCTAGTGGTTGGGGGTTCAGGGGGGAGCCTCTTTCGCCTAGGAGGGTACCCTGGGTGCTCGTCCCCCGTTCGTTTTTTGGACTGGCACCCCAAACGCCCCCATGACTGCTGAATCACACAATGGATCGCACCTGATGCTCCACGTGAGGTGGGGCCGATGAGCGAGTGTGAATACACGCCAATCTAGGACTACGGTCTCGTGGGGAACTTGGAGATCGCCGCGTTCGTGGCCCCCGATGGGTCGATCGACTGGTTCCCCGTCCCGCACGTCGATTCCTCGAGTATCTTCGCCGCGATACTCGATGCGGACCGCGGCGGTCATTTTCGCATCGGTTCTATCAGCGGGGAAACGAGAACCCTGCGCTATCTCGACGGGACAAACGTCCTCGAGCTTTCCGATGGGAACCACCTGTCCCGGCGCCGTCTGCAACTCCTTGAACACCCCGACGACTGCACTCGTCAGGTCTTTTCCACTGACTACGGCTTCACCCAGGCGCTGGCCAATCGCTGCTCGCGACCAGCCATCCAGCTTCTCCGCCAGCCGCATCGACTGCTTGTTCACCGCCGCCAACTGCTCCTGCGTCAATTCTGCACGAGGGTCGTCTCGCTCTGGGTCTGCCCCACGGGTCCACGCTCGCCGCCTGTTTCTGGAACTCTGCACGCCGCTCAGCGCTCCGCTTCGCTGCGATGTCTCGCGTGCGCTTCTCCCGACCTTCTTGCGTCCCCATCTCTGTCTTGGCACTGATGCGCTCCAATTCAGCTTCTCGCGCCCGAATGCGCTCTTCCTGTTCGAGGGTCGCACCGTAGATCCGCTCTTCACTGGTGTCAACCATCCCATCCGGGTGGTTTGCATCGACCTTTGCTTGCACCTCCATCTGCACCGTCGCCTGGAATTCCGGCGTCTCATCGACGACCTCGAAGCCGTCCTCATCGACCGCCGCTTCGTCTGCTTTTTCGAATGCCTGTTCATCGACCGAAACTACTCCACTGGGAACGTTCTTACTTGACATTGGAATTCTCCAAAATTCCGAAGGCGCTCACGCGCCCGACACCGCGATGCTGCTACATCGCGGTTCTTCGACGACACGCCCGACAGAACCATCTACGCGCTCTCGGGGATTGGGGGTGAATACGCGTTCTTAAGTGCGTGCCGTGCTATTAGTTAGCATGGACGCAATGGTCATTACGGAGTTTGGCGGCACTGATGTCTTCGAACGACGTGACGTCGAGAAGCCGACTCCGGGGCCGACAGAGCTGTTGGTTCGCGTCCACGCGTCATCTATCAACCCCGTCGACTGCCAGATTCGAGAGGCGGGCTCGTGGGCTGGCATCTCTCCGCCTACGGTCATCGGGTACGACGTCTCGGGCGTCGTCGAATCGGTCGGTGGCGCCGTTACGGACTTCGAAGCCGGGGACGAGGTGTTCTACACGCCGGAGATATTCGGCAAACAGGGAAGTTACGCCGAGTATCACGTCGCCGACGAGTCGATCGTCGCGCGAAAACCGGATCGCCTCTCGCATCAGGAAGCCGCTGCGCTCCCTCTCGCAGGCGGGACGGCCTGGGAGGCGATTGTGGACCGCGGTGATGTGATGGCCAGCGAGACTGTATTGATCCACGGCGCCGGCGGCGTCGGTTCCCACGCGGTCCAGATCGCCGATGCCAGCGGTGCACAGGTCGTCGCGACGGCGAGCCCCCAGACGGTCGAACAGACGGAAAACCTCGGAGCGACGCGAGCGATCGATTACGAATCGGAGTCGTTCGAGGACGTGATCACGTCGGAGTTCGACGAATCGATGGATTTAGTCTTCGATACCGTCGGCGGAGAGATGCTCGTGAAATCCACCGACGTCACGAAAGCCCACGGCCGACTGGTCACGATCCTCGAACCGGAAGGCGCGTGGGGCAACGCCTATCAGAAGAACCTGACTGTCGAGATGCTGTTCCTCGAACGCGATCGACGGCCCCTCGACGGGCTGCGCCGTCTCGTCGAGCAGGGCCGACTCGACCCCGTCATCGATTCGGTTCTGCCCCTAGAGGAGGTCGCAAAGGCCCACGAGATGGTCGAAGGAAGCGGCCTAACCGGCAAGGTGGTGCTTGACGTCGCCGGCGACTAACAGCCGCCACGGATTTCGACTTCTCACAGCGATAACAGCACGGAGAGCACTCTTCTGGGGTAGGTAGCTTACTTCAGCATGTAGGTGTTCACGGAATCAGTTTGTAGTCCCGAAACGGCCGTTCAGCAGGTGGGTTTTCGATACCGCTCTTGGGAAGTAGATTGGTGACGGCGAGAGCGACGGCTGAAAGTCGATGAATGCAAGGGCATCGCGCCAGCCGTGCCCGATATGTTTCCAATAAGCCGGTTCGTCTCGGAATCGGTGGGACTCAACACACTGTAGCCACGAGCATCGAAGACCGGGGCCATATGGAGTACCCGGTATTGCTCGGCCGAGACATCCTCTCGGAGTATCGCGTCGATGTGGAGAAGCGAGTCAGCGAATCGGGTAGTGGGTCGGCCCCACGGGGCGAAGAGTAGTCGGGACTCGATTCTTCGACTCGTCATGCTTGATCAGTAGTATGGAGGACAGACTGAGAGACTTGTCTGATCACTTGGGCACTGACAGTCTGCGGGCTTTTGAGACGATCTCTGCAAGATATGCGTCCTGTATGCAGCACAACTGTTTGAACCTCTCACCAGTTGCGAATTTCAACAAGGCTAACGGCTGGTCTCAGCTGCGAAAGAGTCCGCACTCAGATTGGATTGACAGTGGGAGTAGTTGCAGTGGTGTCAACTTCCATGATGTCGACGTCGTCACGGGTGTGCGTCCGTAGGTATGCACCAATGTCGGGTTCGTTCCTGAGGAGGCGACTGATGAGGCGACGCCACGATGGGTCTCCGTCTCAGAGATTCAGAGGGAATCGACGGATAGAGTGACGGCACTCTATCTGTAGCTCGCAGTCGGGTTCCGGACGAAAAAGCGAGTCAACGGAACCGCAACTATCGAAAACCACCTGATTGACTCTTATCCTTCTTCAGCACCTTGTCATTTGTGAGCAATAAGCATTAGACCGTGCTCCGCGTAACGGACGTGTATGCAAACCGTTATTCATCTCGTTTCAGGAGACGTGACCGAGCAGAAAACAGCGCTGACTATTGCGAAAAACCTCTTGGACGACGAGACTGGCAGTATAGACGACGTTGCGGTTGTCGTTCAGGCGGATGGAATGAAGGCGATCAAAACTGGCCAAGAGAGCGAGGAGCAAGTTCGGGCCCTCTTGGACGACGGTGTCTCATTCAAGGCCTGTAGCAACACACTTGAGATGATGGATCTTGACGAATCCGACCTCGTTGAGGGCGTTGAGGCCGTCCCAGAGGGTGCTGTGGAAGTAACGCGATTGGAAACGGAAGGATACGCCTATATGCGGCCGTAGTGACCTCACGAAACTCTCACTTGATTTGGGAAAGTTTGCAGTCTAGTTCTTGCGGATGGCTCAGTCAAATACTGGTGGAATAAACAGAGTCCACCCTCTGTATGCAGCATGAGACTCTTGGCAGATGATTGATTAAAAGCGCCTATTCTCGTGACGCATCCGTCGAATAGCGATCCCAACCAACAGAAAGGTCGTGAACAAATAGCCTCGAATATCTCGACAGTCGCCGCAAGGTCACATTTAGATTCGGTGTCCGAGGCGGCTGTGGAACTGTGTTACCGTTCACCGACCGAGAAACTACAGAACAACTGCCGGAAGAAGAATTAGCTATCCGAACCGCAATAGATGCCCTAAAACAGCCGAATTTGGCTACCGACTCTCCCGCTGCTCTACCTTGTTCAGCTCGATGAGCAGCCGGAAGATCGCCTTGACGAGGTTTGCGTCGACCTCGAATCGTTCGGCGTTCTCGCCGGCACGGTCCATCACCGCCTGCTCCTGCTGTTCGTCGGTCGTCGGCAGGCCCTGGTCGGCCTTGACGTCCGCGATGGTGTCGGCGACGTACGTCCGTCTCGCGATGAGTTCGACGAGGTCGCGGTCTATCTCCTCGATCTCCGCGCGGAGTTCGTCGAGGGTCATCTCGTCCGGCAGCCGGTCTGTCGTGTCGTCGTGTGCCATGTGGTTCCGTCTCTCTCGTTCCAGTGTCCTGCGAGCGATTCGAGCGCGTCCGGACTGCCGACGGCGACGTAGCTGGGGCCGGTCCCAGACAGCGAGACGCCGTCGACGGCGGGCATCCCTTCCAGGAGCGGCTCCGTCGGAAAGCCGAGCGCGCCACAGAAGGCGAAGCCGTTGACCGTCATCGCCTCGGCGTAGCGGCCGTCGAGCGCGAGCTCCTCGACGAGCGCCGCGAGCGGGGCGACCCGCCGGCAGCGGTCGACGTCGGCGTCGGCGCTGAACGCCTGGGCGTCGGGCCACCAGACGAGCACGTCCCAGTCGACGACCTCGTGGCTGAGGAGCTCGTCGCGGTCGTTGTCGGTGACGGTGACGCCGCCGAGCATGCTCGCGCTGGCGTCGTCGAACGCTCCGGTGACGGTGACGCCGGCGTCGCGGGCGGCCTGCACGCCGAGCCGGCAGGCGTCGAGGGGCTCGGGGTCGACATCGAGTGCGTCGGCGGTCGCCATCACGGTCGCGTTCGCGGCTGCGCTCGAACTCTTGAGGCCGGCGGCCATCGGTACCTCGCTCTCGGTGCGGACCGTCGCACCCTCACCGTCGCCCCACTCCGCGACCGCGAGTTCGGCGCAGCGCTCGACGAGACCGGTGTCGGCGTCGGGTGCATCGGCGATCTCGCCGCGGAACTCGCCGCTCGCGTCGAGGTCGACCGTCGCGGTCGTCTCGAGGTCGATGGCGAAGGCCGAGCCTCGCCCGGTCGCGAGCGCGTTGAGCACCGTCCCCGCGGCGGGGGCGACGGCGCGGCCCTGGCCGTCCATGTGCGACCGGATGACGAGGGGGAACTTGGCGGTTGTGGTGCTCCCCAAACCTGCCGGACTGGTGGCTGTTCATGCGAGCACGGCGGGTGTCACGCCAGCGTGCCACGGCTGTCCCCGCATCGCGGCGCTTTTGCCCGCCGCCGAACAAGCAACGGCCATGAGCAACCGGAGCGACATCGCGCCGAGCACGCTCGGCGTCGAACTGCAGGAGGTCGGCGTCGTCGTCGAGTACACCGACGGCCGGGAGACGTTCTACAACGGCGTCCCACAGAAGAAAGAGGAGTCGGTGCGCTGCCCGCCGGGCAAGCACGTCCAGATCCTCGTCACCGACCCCACGGAGACGGAGGGCGTCATGCTGTACGTCAACGACCGCAACACCCACGACGACATCCTCGAATCCACCGGCGTCGGCCGTGTCATCCTCGACCCCGGCGAGGCGGAGGAGGTGTTCCCGGGCGTCACCGCCCGCGCCGACGGCTACGCGGTCGTCGTCGAGGCCGATCCCGAGCAGGCTCGCGGCCGCGTCTTCGTCTTCGCCGAGGACGAGATGAGCGAGCACTCCTACGAGGTCGTCTGATGCCGCTGCAGCGTCGCTGGGAGCCGTTCGAGCGCCGGACCGTCGGCTCCGCCCCGGACCGCCTCGGCGTGTACGAACTCGGCGATTCCGAGGGGACCGTCGTCGAGGTCGGTCACGGTGTGCTCCGCGACGAACTCAAGGACGCGCTGGCGTACCGCGACGCCGCGAAGGTGCGCTGGACCACGGTCCAGACGCGTGAGCAGGCCACGGCACTCGCGGCCGAGCACGAATCGAAGCTCTGAGCCGGGCTACTGGATGTACGACGGGTCCTCCCCGTCACAGTCCGTCTCGTGCATTCGTGCATCGTCCCGGTCGTCGAACAACAGCCCGCAGTCCTCGCACTCGTACCAGGTCTCGCCATCTCGGTGTGTCGTGGCGACCATGGTCGACATAACGACGGCGAGGACCATCGGTGTTTTCCCGTGTGTCGGTTCGTGGGTCCGGCGGGTCCCGACCGGACCCCGACGTGCGCGAGAGGACGAGCAATGTAGGACGAGAGGGCGGGGCGCTCTCGTCGTCACTGGTTCCAGTGCTCGTCCCGTCGGCTGCAGCTTCACAACGCGGTCCCGGAATCCAACACACGCGGGAGGGACAATTCTCAAGAGCGTCCGACCAAAAGGAATCGACATGAGTCCCGAGGGAGGGAAGGAGGTGCTGTTGACGGTCCGAGCCGCCGAGAAGCGCGACGCGGGCCGCGGGGTCGCCCGGGTCCCCGAGTCGGCGCGGCGCGCGCTGGGGGTGCTGAGCGGCGACACGGTCCTGGTGGAGGGAGCGCGCCGCACGGTCCTGAAGGTGTGGCCGGCCGACGGTGAGGTACCCGATGGGGTCATCCAGATCGACGCCGACGCGCGGGCGAACGCCGGCGCGAACGTCGGCGACCAGGTCCGTGTCTACGCCGAGGATGTGGAGGACGCGACCACCATCAGGCTCTCGCCGCCGCAGTCGCTTCGTGACGTGCCCGACGGAATCGTCGAGCGGGCCATCACCCGGGACCTGGAGGGGCATCCGGTGAGCGTCGGCGAGCGCATCAGGCTGGAGCGCATCGCGGCGGAGCCGTTTCGCATCGCGGAGACGACGCCCGAGTCGCCCGTTCGTATCACCTCGGGGACGCGGATCGTGGTCGACGCTGCGGAGCAGCCGGCGACGTCGAGTACCGGCAGCGCCGGTGGCCGGCCGCCCGGGACCGACGGCGAACCGAAGTCCGGGTCGTCGCCATCGAAACCGCCGTCCGGGGTCACCTACGAGGACATCGGCGGGCTGGACGACGAGCTGGAACTCGTCCGGGAGATGGTCGAACTGCCGCTCTCCGAGCCGGACCTGTTCCGGAAGCTGGGCATCGACCCGCCGCGCGGCGTGCTCCTGTACGGGCCGCCGGGCACGGGGAAGACGCTCATCGCGAAGGCCGTCGCCAACGAGGTGAACGCCTCGTTCCACCACGTCTCCGGCCCGGAGGTCATGTCGAAGTACAAGGGCGACTCGGAGAAGAAGATCCGCGAGACGTTCCAGTCCGCACGCGAGGAGTCGCCGTCCATCGTCTTCTTCGACGAGATCGACTCCATCGCGGGCAAGCGCGACGACGAGAGCGACGTGGAGAACCGCGTCGTCGCCCAGCTGCTCTCGTTGATGGACGGCCTCGAATCGCGTGGCGACGTGGTCGTCATCGGCGCGACGAACCGCGTGGACAGCATCGACCCCGCGCTGCGCCGCGGCGGCCGGTTCGACCGGGAGATAGAGATCGGCGTGCCCGACGAGAACGGCCGTCGGGAGATCCTCGACGTGCACACCCGCGGGATGCCCCTTTCCGACGACGTCGACCTCGACCGCATCGCGCGCCGCACCCACGGCTTCGTCGGGGCGGACCTCGACAGCGTCGCCAGCGAGGCGGCGATGATCGCCATCCGGAACCGCCCCACCGAGGAGGCGGCCCGCAGCGAGTGGAACCAGAACCCGACGGTGGGCCGGTCGGATTTCGAGTCCGCACTCGCCTCCGTCGAACCGTCCGCGATGCGGGAGTACATCGCAGAGAAGCCCAACGTCGACTTCTCCGACGTTGGCGGGCTGGACGACGCCAAGGAGACCCTGCGCGAGGCCGTGGAGTGGCCGCTGGCGTACGGCCCGCTGTTCGAGGCGGCGAACACGACGCCGCCCTCCGGGGTCCTCCTGCACGGCCCGCCGGGAACCGGAAAGACGCTGCTCGCCCGGGCGCTGGCCGGTGAATCGGGAGTCAACTTCATCCGGGTGAACGGTCCCGAACTGCTGGACCGCTACGTCGGCGAGTCCGAGAAGGCGGTGCGGAAGGTGTTCGAGCGCGCCCGCCAGTCCGCACCGAGCATCGTCTTCCTAGACGAGGTGGACGCCGTGGCGGGCCAGCGCGGGGGCGACACCAACGAGGTGACCGAGCGCGTCGTCTCCCAGCTGTTGACCGAGCTCGATGGGCTCGCCGAGAACCCGAACCTCGTCGTGATCGCGGCGACGAACCGCAAGCACCACGTCGACGACGCGCTCCTGCGGCCGGGCAGACTCGACACGCACATCCTCGTCCCCGAACCCGACGAGGCGGCCCGCCGGAAGATATTCGAGGTCACCGTCGCGGGCCGGCCGCTCGGCGACGACGTGGACCTCGACGACCTCGCCGCCCGAACGGAGGGGATGACCGGGGCGGACATCGACGGGCTGGTGCGGAACGCCTCGATGCGCGCGATCCGGGAGCTGGCCGAGGGTGTTCCGCCGGAGGAGGCCAACGAGCGCACGGCCGACCTGCTCATCGAGATGGCCGACTTCGAGACGGCGCTGGAGCGGCTCAAAGAGCAGTAGCGCGGTAGCGGTGGGTGGGCGGCTACGTGGGCCGTATCCACGCCACCGTGTCGCTTCGCGTGATTGTGTCGTCCTCCCGTTTGACGATCTCATCGAGCTCGCCAGCGACCGGCGCGGGCACGTCGAAGCTCACCTTCTCGATCTGGCACTCGCAGAGGCTCTCGCCC
Proteins encoded:
- a CDS encoding dihydrolipoyl dehydrogenase family protein — translated: MTDHDLIVLGGGTGNQVAAAAADMGMDTALVERGLLGGTCLNRGCNPSKKLIHRADIAETVRHADEFGIEASVDGIAFSEIVDDVIETVTEAAEEKARRARNRSNLTFYQTEGRFVGPHEVEVDSNDGPGGDRLAAETIVLAGGSRPMIPDSIDGTHETPYLTSDEALRLDTLPDRLVVVGGGYIAVEMSHFFSQVGSDVTIVGRGDALVAREDAAIAARLTDAYREKHELHLGFEATAIADEDGERVVTAESEGGEEINVRGDRLLIATGRKPNSDVWNVSAADIETDEKGFVKTDEYLRTSVDGVYAMGDIAGNYMFKHSGDNEAKYVVENAVRGNERPVEYPGMAHAIFGSPQVASLGQNEGDLDEGVVYEVGTCAYDDTALGVALRNEGGFAKAIVGSGGEVLGCHIIGPEASTMIHEVSTAVAAGADAELIAETIHVHPAISEVVQGAFRDACNVAPSGL
- a CDS encoding zinc-binding dehydrogenase; the encoded protein is MDAMVITEFGGTDVFERRDVEKPTPGPTELLVRVHASSINPVDCQIREAGSWAGISPPTVIGYDVSGVVESVGGAVTDFEAGDEVFYTPEIFGKQGSYAEYHVADESIVARKPDRLSHQEAAALPLAGGTAWEAIVDRGDVMASETVLIHGAGGVGSHAVQIADASGAQVVATASPQTVEQTENLGATRAIDYESESFEDVITSEFDESMDLVFDTVGGEMLVKSTDVTKAHGRLVTILEPEGAWGNAYQKNLTVEMLFLERDRRPLDGLRRLVEQGRLDPVIDSVLPLEEVAKAHEMVEGSGLTGKVVLDVAGD
- a CDS encoding DsrE family protein — translated: MQTVIHLVSGDVTEQKTALTIAKNLLDDETGSIDDVAVVVQADGMKAIKTGQESEEQVRALLDDGVSFKACSNTLEMMDLDESDLVEGVEAVPEGAVEVTRLETEGYAYMRP
- a CDS encoding chorismate mutase encodes the protein MAHDDTTDRLPDEMTLDELRAEIEEIDRDLVELIARRTYVADTIADVKADQGLPTTDEQQEQAVMDRAGENAERFEVDANLVKAIFRLLIELNKVEQRESR
- a CDS encoding shikimate kinase — protein: MDGQGRAVAPAAGTVLNALATGRGSAFAIDLETTATVDLDASGEFRGEIADAPDADTGLVERCAELAVAEWGDGEGATVRTESEVPMAAGLKSSSAAANATVMATADALDVDPEPLDACRLGVQAARDAGVTVTGAFDDASASMLGGVTVTDNDRDELLSHEVVDWDVLVWWPDAQAFSADADVDRCRRVAPLAALVEELALDGRYAEAMTVNGFAFCGALGFPTEPLLEGMPAVDGVSLSGTGPSYVAVGSPDALESLAGHWNERDGTTWHTTTRQTGCRTR
- a CDS encoding DUF5796 family protein codes for the protein MSNRSDIAPSTLGVELQEVGVVVEYTDGRETFYNGVPQKKEESVRCPPGKHVQILVTDPTETEGVMLYVNDRNTHDDILESTGVGRVILDPGEAEEVFPGVTARADGYAVVVEADPEQARGRVFVFAEDEMSEHSYEVV
- a CDS encoding DUF7508 domain-containing protein, encoding MPLQRRWEPFERRTVGSAPDRLGVYELGDSEGTVVEVGHGVLRDELKDALAYRDAAKVRWTTVQTREQATALAAEHESKL
- a CDS encoding DUF7128 family protein; translation: MVATTHRDGETWYECEDCGLLFDDRDDARMHETDCDGEDPSYIQ
- a CDS encoding AAA family ATPase, which produces MSPEGGKEVLLTVRAAEKRDAGRGVARVPESARRALGVLSGDTVLVEGARRTVLKVWPADGEVPDGVIQIDADARANAGANVGDQVRVYAEDVEDATTIRLSPPQSLRDVPDGIVERAITRDLEGHPVSVGERIRLERIAAEPFRIAETTPESPVRITSGTRIVVDAAEQPATSSTGSAGGRPPGTDGEPKSGSSPSKPPSGVTYEDIGGLDDELELVREMVELPLSEPDLFRKLGIDPPRGVLLYGPPGTGKTLIAKAVANEVNASFHHVSGPEVMSKYKGDSEKKIRETFQSAREESPSIVFFDEIDSIAGKRDDESDVENRVVAQLLSLMDGLESRGDVVVIGATNRVDSIDPALRRGGRFDREIEIGVPDENGRREILDVHTRGMPLSDDVDLDRIARRTHGFVGADLDSVASEAAMIAIRNRPTEEAARSEWNQNPTVGRSDFESALASVEPSAMREYIAEKPNVDFSDVGGLDDAKETLREAVEWPLAYGPLFEAANTTPPSGVLLHGPPGTGKTLLARALAGESGVNFIRVNGPELLDRYVGESEKAVRKVFERARQSAPSIVFLDEVDAVAGQRGGDTNEVTERVVSQLLTELDGLAENPNLVVIAATNRKHHVDDALLRPGRLDTHILVPEPDEAARRKIFEVTVAGRPLGDDVDLDDLAARTEGMTGADIDGLVRNASMRAIRELAEGVPPEEANERTADLLIEMADFETALERLKEQ